One window of the Asticcacaulis sp. SL142 genome contains the following:
- a CDS encoding alpha/beta fold hydrolase yields MPFATVAETWNGDGGVTPFYRWEGPIPTKAGTMLRRELASPEASLQQAVRTERILYSSIDWLNPDKPTIVSGMVFFPKGAMPKGGWPIIAWAHGTTGVADVCAPSFLPRSDRDKDYLNAWLEAGFAIVATDYEGLGTPGPHPYLQYKSEAISVLDSLRAAQNAYPNLLRDDQIIIMGQSQGGGAALAAAYLAPSYAPELKIKGTVATGPVAHTQNFGKAHQEPLPGIFADPSDYSNTAFEILYFLGTIRSMDSAGIKAEDYISEAGLPMLRKAQSSCFWDLIGYANEIKLSIPDMYKKDIQALTTQAEKVSAFPDAKIQTPVFTGTGQADVVAQSNFQYNFISAMCVAGTSVEWRYYPNATHSSAVMRSRVDSPAFIEKVLHGKKPQNRCGELVPPGPAQEPEAE; encoded by the coding sequence ATGCCCTTTGCAACAGTCGCTGAGACCTGGAATGGCGATGGTGGCGTGACACCTTTCTACCGCTGGGAAGGGCCGATCCCCACAAAAGCGGGGACAATGCTGCGTCGTGAGTTAGCGTCACCAGAGGCGTCCCTGCAGCAAGCGGTGCGGACCGAGCGGATTCTCTACAGTTCAATTGACTGGCTCAATCCGGACAAACCCACCATAGTCTCTGGCATGGTTTTCTTTCCGAAGGGCGCAATGCCTAAAGGCGGATGGCCCATTATCGCCTGGGCCCACGGGACGACTGGCGTAGCGGACGTTTGTGCGCCATCCTTCCTGCCGAGATCCGACCGGGACAAGGATTATCTGAACGCCTGGCTTGAGGCGGGTTTTGCAATTGTCGCAACCGACTACGAGGGATTGGGTACGCCGGGACCGCACCCCTACTTGCAATACAAGTCAGAGGCGATATCCGTGCTTGACAGTTTAAGGGCGGCTCAGAACGCCTACCCTAATCTCCTGCGTGATGACCAGATCATTATTATGGGGCAGTCTCAGGGCGGTGGGGCGGCGTTGGCCGCTGCCTACCTTGCCCCATCTTACGCACCGGAACTCAAAATTAAAGGAACAGTAGCAACGGGTCCGGTAGCGCACACTCAGAATTTTGGAAAAGCCCATCAGGAACCATTACCCGGTATATTCGCGGATCCCTCAGACTACTCCAATACAGCGTTTGAAATTTTGTACTTCCTGGGCACTATCCGCTCTATGGACAGCGCGGGCATAAAAGCAGAAGATTACATATCTGAGGCGGGCCTGCCCATGTTGCGCAAAGCGCAATCGAGTTGTTTCTGGGATCTGATCGGCTACGCTAACGAGATTAAACTCAGCATCCCGGATATGTATAAGAAGGATATACAGGCCCTGACGACGCAGGCGGAAAAGGTGAGTGCGTTTCCGGACGCTAAAATCCAGACGCCGGTCTTTACAGGCACCGGTCAGGCCGACGTCGTGGCCCAGAGCAACTTTCAGTACAATTTCATCTCAGCCATGTGTGTGGCGGGGACCTCGGTGGAGTGGCGCTATTATCCCAATGCCACCCATAGCAGCGCCGTCATGCGCTCGCGCGTTGACAGTCCGGCATTCATCGAGAAAGTTCTGCACGGTAAAAAGCCTCAAAATCGTTGCGGCGAACTCGTGCCGCCCGGGCCTGCGCAAGAACCGGAAGCGGAATAA
- a CDS encoding LysR family transcriptional regulator codes for MDLSLKRFSGRISDNDLRLLRTFATVVRHGGFVPAESELQVGLPSISRYIKDLEVRLGVRLCDRGRRGFALTSEGVHVYEACVKLFEQLESFESTIRDMYANPVGALRIGIIDAMVSAPQQPLAAAIDSFKRIYPNIYLNVSFMTSNRVEQDIIDGRLDLGIVFERRHMEQLQYHFLYEEWSNLYCSSTHPLWDAHGPDVTEADLTALEYVGYPFITGMGKLKIEGFVHRTATVNHIEAIAILLRSSRYLGYLPDHYVEALPDKSTFRKVSPKVFGINSRISAITRQGPLSGLIPQFLKHLMDSAARSAK; via the coding sequence ATGGACCTTAGCCTCAAGCGCTTTAGCGGACGAATAAGTGACAATGATCTGCGGCTGCTGCGAACCTTTGCCACCGTGGTCAGGCACGGCGGGTTCGTGCCGGCTGAATCCGAGCTTCAGGTCGGCCTGCCTTCCATAAGCCGCTATATCAAAGATCTGGAAGTCCGTCTCGGCGTGCGGCTTTGTGACCGCGGCCGTCGGGGCTTTGCTCTGACATCCGAAGGCGTCCATGTTTACGAAGCGTGCGTCAAACTCTTTGAGCAGTTGGAAAGTTTCGAGAGCACCATCCGAGATATGTATGCGAATCCGGTAGGCGCCCTACGGATCGGCATTATTGACGCCATGGTTTCGGCGCCTCAGCAACCCCTAGCCGCCGCCATAGACTCGTTCAAGCGCATCTACCCAAACATCTACCTGAACGTCAGCTTCATGACCTCCAACCGCGTCGAACAGGACATCATTGATGGACGCCTTGACCTGGGCATCGTGTTCGAACGACGGCATATGGAGCAACTCCAGTACCATTTCCTCTACGAGGAATGGAGCAATCTCTATTGTTCATCTACACATCCGCTCTGGGACGCGCACGGACCGGACGTAACCGAGGCGGACCTGACGGCACTCGAATATGTCGGCTACCCCTTCATAACGGGGATGGGAAAACTGAAAATTGAAGGTTTTGTGCACCGTACCGCAACCGTCAACCACATTGAAGCGATTGCTATCCTGCTTCGCTCCAGCCGCTATCTCGGTTACCTGCCTGATCATTATGTTGAAGCGCTTCCTGACAAGAGCACCTTTAGGAAGGTATCTCCCAAAGTCTTCGGTATCAACAGCCGTATCTCGGCCATCACACGGCAGGGCCCACTTTCTGGCCTCATCCCGCAATTCCTAAAGCATTTGATGGACAGTGCGGCCCGCAGCGCCAAATGA
- the atzF gene encoding allophanate hydrolase has translation MSRFCLYGQGQRDRGQKALDAGAILVGKTNLDQFATGLNGSRSPYGAPRCVFNRAYVSGGSSSGSAVATAAGLVAFAFGTDTAGSGRVPAAFNHLTGYKPTKGRWSTTGLVPACRTLDCITVFTDDPRDAALIDSVVGGYDTTDDYSKDVPDKKRSVHRIGVANASQLNWCGDFQSEYLYGEALNRLKTLGFELVEIDLAPLSAAAALLYSGPWVAERTAAIKYFLKTSPDALDPTVRQIVEGGLSVSGVDTFEGIYKLAGYKRYADGLWRNIDVLMLPTAPTIYRVQEMLASPLTLNANLGLYTNFVNLLDMAAIAVPAGFRQNGTGFGITFIGPAATDATLFNLAAKWDGHNAYPIPEYDLTQDSRMDTIKLSVVGAHLEGMPLHWQLTSREAKFVEKTKTAATYKLYAMADTVPPKPALIHDAGGAAIEVEVYELDVAAFGSFVAEVPPPLAIGTVTLASGEQVKGFVAEPRAIVDATDVTDLGGWRAYLASKD, from the coding sequence GTGTCCCGATTTTGCCTATACGGCCAGGGCCAACGCGACCGTGGTCAAAAGGCGTTGGACGCCGGAGCCATTCTCGTCGGCAAGACCAATCTTGATCAGTTTGCCACAGGGTTGAACGGAAGCCGCAGCCCCTATGGGGCCCCGCGTTGCGTATTCAACCGCGCCTATGTCAGTGGTGGGTCAAGTTCAGGCTCGGCCGTCGCCACCGCCGCCGGGCTTGTGGCTTTTGCCTTCGGCACAGATACCGCTGGCTCAGGCCGCGTACCGGCCGCGTTCAATCACTTGACGGGGTATAAGCCTACAAAAGGCCGCTGGAGCACGACGGGCCTTGTCCCTGCTTGCCGGACGCTGGACTGCATCACCGTCTTCACTGATGATCCCCGGGATGCGGCGCTTATCGATAGCGTGGTGGGCGGTTACGACACGACGGACGACTATTCGAAAGACGTGCCGGATAAAAAACGCAGCGTGCATCGCATTGGCGTCGCGAACGCGTCTCAGCTTAACTGGTGCGGCGATTTCCAGTCTGAATATCTCTATGGCGAAGCGCTGAACAGGCTGAAGACACTAGGGTTCGAACTGGTTGAGATTGACCTGGCGCCGCTGAGCGCCGCCGCCGCCTTGCTCTACTCCGGCCCCTGGGTCGCCGAAAGAACCGCCGCCATCAAGTACTTCCTGAAAACCTCCCCCGATGCACTCGATCCAACCGTTCGTCAGATCGTTGAGGGCGGCCTCAGTGTCAGCGGCGTAGACACTTTCGAGGGCATATATAAGCTCGCTGGCTACAAGCGCTACGCCGACGGGCTATGGAGAAACATCGATGTCCTCATGCTACCGACCGCGCCGACCATCTATCGCGTTCAGGAAATGCTGGCCTCGCCGCTGACGTTGAATGCCAATCTCGGTCTCTATACCAACTTCGTCAATTTGCTGGATATGGCGGCAATCGCTGTCCCAGCCGGTTTCCGCCAGAATGGAACGGGCTTCGGCATCACCTTCATTGGCCCCGCTGCGACAGACGCCACGCTTTTTAACCTCGCCGCGAAATGGGACGGTCATAACGCCTACCCAATCCCCGAATATGATCTTACACAGGACTCTCGAATGGACACGATTAAACTTAGCGTCGTTGGGGCGCACCTGGAAGGCATGCCGCTGCACTGGCAGTTGACCTCACGTGAAGCGAAGTTCGTTGAAAAAACCAAAACCGCAGCGACCTATAAGCTCTATGCTATGGCCGACACGGTGCCCCCGAAGCCTGCCCTAATTCACGACGCCGGCGGCGCCGCCATTGAAGTTGAGGTCTATGAATTGGATGTCGCGGCTTTTGGTAGTTTTGTCGCTGAGGTGCCGCCGCCTCTGGCTATCGGGACGGTTACGCTCGCCAGCGGCGAACAGGTGAAAGGCTTCGTTGCTGAACCGCGTGCTATTGTGGACGCCACCGATGTCACTGACCTCGGGGGCTGGCGCGCCTACTTAGCCTCTAAAGATTAG
- a CDS encoding amidase family protein produces the protein MERLHVGKIADAVNSHRTSARDVIENVIARLADYDRRQPQAWIARADDAALRLRAREIDERVKAGERLPLAGVPFAVKDNIDAIGFETTAACPDFAYTARANATVVKRRWTPEPFSSARPILISLPQG, from the coding sequence ATGGAACGCCTGCACGTTGGAAAAATCGCCGATGCCGTCAATAGCCACCGAACGTCAGCGAGAGATGTGATCGAAAACGTCATCGCCCGGCTCGCCGACTATGACCGACGTCAACCCCAGGCGTGGATAGCTCGTGCCGATGACGCGGCCTTACGTCTGCGTGCGCGTGAGATAGATGAACGCGTGAAAGCCGGTGAGCGTTTGCCCTTGGCAGGCGTCCCCTTCGCGGTAAAGGACAATATTGATGCGATAGGCTTCGAGACGACAGCCGCGTGTCCCGATTTTGCCTATACGGCCAGGGCCAACGCGACCGTGGTCAAAAGGCGTTGGACGCCGGAGCCATTCTCGTCGGCAAGACCAATCTTGATCAGTTTGCCACAGGGTTGA
- the uca gene encoding urea carboxylase, which translates to MFTKVLIANRGAIACRIIRTLKKMGIASVAVFSDADAGSLHVAEADEAVHIGLSPARDSYLNVDAILRAARDTGAQAIHPGYGFLSENTAFAERCAAEGIVFIGPTPDNIRAFGLKHTARDMAQALGVPLAPGTDLLTDEAAAIEAASSIGYPVILKATAGGGGIGMKVCHDATDIREGFSTVARLGAGNFGDGGVFLERYVAIARHIEVQVFGDGQGNVIALGERDCSLQRRNQKVVEETPAPHLPEMTRQALMDAAVRLASGANYKSAGTVEFLYDADRDDFFFLEVNTRLQVEHGVTEQVTGVDLVEWMIRGAAGDFSFLKDAVVAKGASIQVRLYAEDPAEGYRPSSGRLIEVSFPKGPRVDGWVASGSDVSAFYDPMLAKLIVTASNRDTAAKALAEALDNTILAGIETNLDWLRTVVRSEAFTSGKVSTRALEQISYTPNTVKVLSGGPATTIQDYPGRQGYWDVGVPPSGPMDSLAFRLGNRLLGNVEEATGVEFTVAGPTLTFNGATRACLTGAAFEATLDGQAVPLYTPFAVGAGQTLKVGRVSGAGLRGYLLVAGGFDVPTYLGSRSAFVLGEFGGHAGRGVTTGDTLHLNVAVPTIEAALPETLHPEITREWNLRVLYGPHGAPDFFTPADIEMVAGTAWKVHYNSNRTGIRLSGPKPEWARKDGGEAGLHPSNIHDNAYAIGAVDFTGDMPIILGPDGPSLGGFVCPFVVIQADIWKVGQLAPGDTVRFVPVDDAFAVAAEQAQDALISSLSTPASLPDFTPCASPVLRSVDGCGDRPAVVYRRQGDRHLLVEYGPIVLDLELRLRVHALLLEIEAAKLDGIIDITPGIRSIQIHFDSRILPQAELLDALQAAEDRLGTLDDFEIPSRIVHLPLSWGDPAIYQTIDKYMASVRDDAPWCPDNIEFIRRVNGLGSVDDVRRIVFDASYLVMGLGDVYLGAPVATPTDPRHRLVTTKYNPARTWTPPNVVGIGGAYMCIYGMEGPGGYQLFGRTIQVWNTYRQTDAFVDGKPWLLRFFDQIRFFPVSHEELNIWRRDFPLGRRAIKVEDSVFRLKDYRAFLHENAESIETFQATREAAFLAEREDWQRRGEFDRVASLTADSATDGDSKDIIAPAGSELVESPFGGSIWKVNVKPGHTVEKGAIIAIVEAMKTECSIAAPYKGIVRAVYVDEGKTVNPGAPLLALEAV; encoded by the coding sequence ATGTTCACTAAAGTCCTGATTGCCAATCGTGGCGCGATCGCCTGTCGCATCATTCGCACCCTTAAAAAAATGGGTATTGCTTCGGTCGCGGTATTTAGCGACGCCGATGCGGGCTCCTTACACGTCGCGGAGGCGGATGAAGCGGTTCATATAGGCCTCTCACCAGCTCGCGACAGCTATTTAAATGTTGACGCTATTCTCAGGGCTGCGCGCGATACAGGCGCTCAGGCCATTCATCCGGGTTATGGTTTTCTATCGGAGAATACCGCTTTCGCCGAACGCTGTGCGGCAGAGGGTATTGTATTCATCGGTCCCACACCTGACAACATTCGTGCTTTTGGCCTGAAGCATACAGCGCGCGACATGGCTCAGGCTCTGGGCGTACCCTTGGCCCCGGGCACAGACCTGCTGACAGACGAAGCGGCCGCGATAGAAGCTGCCAGCAGTATCGGCTATCCCGTTATCCTGAAAGCCACGGCGGGCGGCGGCGGCATTGGCATGAAGGTTTGCCATGACGCGACTGACATCCGTGAAGGTTTTTCGACCGTGGCGCGCCTCGGGGCAGGAAACTTCGGTGACGGCGGGGTCTTCCTTGAGCGCTATGTCGCGATCGCTCGCCATATTGAGGTTCAGGTTTTTGGTGATGGCCAGGGCAATGTCATTGCTCTGGGAGAGCGGGACTGTTCCCTGCAGCGCCGCAATCAGAAGGTCGTTGAAGAAACCCCCGCTCCGCACTTGCCTGAGATGACACGTCAGGCCCTTATGGACGCCGCTGTGCGTCTGGCGTCTGGCGCAAACTATAAATCTGCGGGCACGGTCGAGTTCCTCTACGACGCCGATCGCGACGACTTTTTCTTCCTCGAAGTCAACACCCGTCTCCAGGTCGAGCATGGCGTGACGGAACAGGTGACCGGCGTGGATCTGGTCGAATGGATGATCCGGGGGGCAGCGGGTGACTTCAGCTTCCTGAAAGACGCCGTCGTCGCCAAAGGTGCGTCGATCCAAGTCCGGCTTTACGCGGAAGACCCCGCCGAAGGCTATCGGCCATCGTCGGGTCGCCTGATTGAGGTGAGCTTCCCGAAAGGGCCGCGCGTGGATGGCTGGGTAGCATCGGGTTCCGACGTGAGCGCCTTCTACGACCCCATGCTGGCCAAGCTGATTGTCACCGCATCCAACCGCGACACGGCGGCGAAGGCTTTGGCCGAAGCCCTGGATAACACCATCCTGGCCGGTATCGAGACGAATCTAGACTGGCTGCGGACCGTGGTGCGTTCTGAAGCCTTCACAAGCGGCAAGGTCTCAACGCGAGCGCTGGAACAGATTAGCTATACGCCTAATACAGTCAAAGTACTGTCCGGTGGCCCAGCCACGACGATTCAGGACTATCCGGGACGGCAAGGTTACTGGGATGTGGGCGTCCCGCCCTCAGGCCCTATGGATTCCCTGGCGTTCCGGCTTGGCAACCGCCTACTGGGTAACGTAGAAGAGGCGACGGGCGTTGAGTTCACCGTTGCCGGGCCAACGCTCACCTTCAACGGTGCGACCCGGGCTTGCCTAACGGGAGCTGCCTTTGAGGCAACACTCGACGGACAGGCTGTGCCGCTCTACACGCCCTTTGCGGTCGGTGCGGGGCAGACTCTCAAGGTAGGACGTGTCAGCGGCGCGGGTCTGCGCGGATATCTTCTCGTGGCGGGCGGGTTCGACGTTCCGACCTATCTCGGCAGCCGTTCAGCCTTCGTACTGGGCGAATTCGGGGGCCACGCCGGGCGGGGCGTCACCACGGGTGATACCCTTCACCTAAACGTCGCCGTACCCACCATCGAGGCCGCCCTACCCGAAACGCTGCATCCCGAAATTACGCGCGAATGGAACCTGCGCGTGCTCTACGGTCCGCATGGCGCGCCTGATTTTTTCACACCGGCTGACATCGAAATGGTCGCCGGGACGGCGTGGAAAGTGCACTACAATTCTAACCGCACCGGCATCCGCCTCTCCGGCCCCAAACCGGAGTGGGCGCGTAAGGATGGCGGCGAAGCCGGTCTGCATCCCTCCAACATTCACGATAACGCATATGCTATTGGTGCCGTTGATTTCACCGGGGACATGCCGATTATCCTCGGTCCGGACGGGCCGTCGCTCGGTGGATTTGTTTGCCCCTTTGTGGTCATCCAAGCCGATATATGGAAGGTCGGGCAACTGGCACCGGGCGACACCGTCCGCTTTGTGCCGGTAGACGATGCCTTCGCGGTCGCCGCCGAGCAGGCGCAGGATGCTCTGATCAGCTCGTTGTCGACCCCAGCGTCCCTGCCCGATTTTACCCCCTGCGCATCTCCTGTACTGCGCTCGGTTGACGGCTGCGGTGACAGACCTGCCGTCGTATACCGGCGACAGGGAGATCGACACTTGCTGGTAGAATATGGCCCCATTGTCCTCGACCTGGAGCTCAGACTACGTGTTCACGCCCTTCTGCTGGAGATCGAAGCCGCTAAACTCGATGGCATCATCGATATCACCCCTGGCATCCGCTCGATTCAGATACATTTTGATAGCCGAATACTGCCACAAGCCGAGCTCCTCGACGCCTTGCAAGCGGCCGAGGATCGACTGGGTACACTCGATGATTTCGAAATCCCTTCACGTATCGTCCATCTTCCTCTGAGTTGGGGCGACCCCGCCATTTACCAGACTATCGACAAATACATGGCTTCGGTACGAGACGACGCCCCCTGGTGTCCGGACAACATCGAGTTCATCCGTCGCGTAAATGGCCTGGGCAGTGTAGACGATGTCAGGCGCATCGTTTTCGATGCCAGTTACCTTGTGATGGGCCTCGGCGACGTATACCTCGGCGCCCCGGTCGCCACGCCCACCGACCCACGTCATCGCCTCGTAACGACGAAATACAATCCTGCGCGCACCTGGACACCTCCGAATGTCGTCGGTATCGGCGGAGCTTACATGTGCATCTACGGCATGGAAGGCCCTGGAGGCTATCAGTTGTTTGGCCGTACAATCCAGGTTTGGAACACCTATCGACAAACCGATGCATTCGTCGATGGCAAACCCTGGCTTCTTCGGTTCTTCGATCAGATCCGTTTCTTCCCGGTCAGCCACGAGGAACTTAACATCTGGCGCCGTGACTTTCCTCTCGGTCGACGCGCCATCAAAGTCGAAGACAGCGTATTTCGCCTGAAGGATTATCGTGCCTTTTTGCACGAAAACGCCGAAAGCATCGAGACTTTTCAGGCGACTCGCGAAGCTGCCTTCCTTGCTGAACGCGAAGACTGGCAGCGCCGCGGCGAGTTTGATCGCGTCGCATCACTGACCGCCGATTCTGCCACGGACGGCGATTCCAAAGACATAATCGCTCCAGCGGGCAGCGAATTGGTCGAGTCTCCTTTTGGCGGCTCGATCTGGAAGGTGAATGTTAAACCCGGACACACGGTCGAGAAAGGCGCCATAATCGCCATAGTCGAAGCCATGAAGACTGAATGCAGTATCGCAGCGCCCTATAAAGGCATCGTCCGGGCCGTTTATGTCGACGAGGGTAAGACGGTTAATCCGGGGGCACCTCTACTGGCCTTGGAGGCTGTTTGA
- a CDS encoding urea amidolyase associated protein UAAP2 — translation MNDTRLSDLNGAILHDETVVARAPWIHTVKKGQSLRIIDLEGNQAVDFLVYSARDDAERYSAQDTIAAQGNLFLREGALLLSNEGNPMMRIAATSVAYHDTIGGACSCESNTLRYGHHTRSQHSCVDNFLTANATKGRGKRDMVSNINFFMNVPVEADGTLGIVDGISAPGLTVDLEALMDVEVVVSNCPQINNPCNGFNPTPIRMVVTDVH, via the coding sequence ATGAACGATACCCGCCTGAGCGACCTGAACGGCGCTATCCTCCACGATGAAACCGTCGTGGCCCGCGCACCATGGATTCATACGGTTAAAAAGGGGCAAAGTCTGCGGATCATCGACCTCGAAGGCAATCAGGCCGTCGACTTCCTCGTATATTCGGCCCGCGATGATGCCGAGCGCTATAGCGCGCAGGACACGATAGCGGCCCAGGGCAATCTGTTCCTACGCGAGGGCGCCTTGCTGCTCTCAAATGAGGGCAATCCCATGATGCGTATTGCCGCAACCTCAGTCGCGTATCATGACACCATCGGAGGGGCGTGCAGTTGCGAGTCCAACACCCTGCGCTATGGCCACCACACCCGATCTCAACACTCCTGTGTCGACAATTTCCTGACGGCTAACGCCACTAAAGGGCGCGGAAAACGCGACATGGTATCCAACATCAACTTCTTCATGAACGTACCTGTCGAAGCCGACGGCACGCTGGGGATCGTCGATGGCATTTCAGCACCTGGTTTGACGGTAGATCTGGAAGCCTTGATGGATGTCGAGGTAGTGGTCTCGAACTGCCCGCAAATCAACAACCCCTGTAACGGATTCAATCCAACCCCTATCCGCATGGTCGTAACAGATGTTCACTAA
- a CDS encoding urea amidolyase associated protein UAAP1, whose amino-acid sequence MTTADPRGARDHARAQASIRVDAMPILPAAADDAPEGTRVCWEETVASGGYSAKRVSRGTRVRLIDIHGDGCASMLIFNAEMPTERLNIADTLKVQWNGYITQGKLLLSDLGRVMASVMADTAATHDAFCGASNQASNARKYGEGANHGDHPNARDRLMLGVAKFGLSRKDIHPCINWFKGVTIEADGTTSPRIGPFSSGREVILRAEMDLIIVIANAPHVLDPRDGYTVTPIRLTAWSGAITPADDEIRTSTPEGLRAFLNTEDFYAR is encoded by the coding sequence ATGACTACCGCAGACCCCAGGGGTGCGCGCGACCACGCGCGTGCTCAGGCCAGCATCCGTGTTGATGCCATGCCCATTCTTCCCGCTGCTGCCGATGATGCCCCCGAAGGCACGAGGGTATGTTGGGAGGAGACGGTGGCGTCAGGGGGCTATAGTGCCAAACGTGTGTCTCGCGGGACGCGGGTGCGTCTGATTGATATCCACGGTGACGGCTGCGCCTCAATGTTGATATTCAACGCCGAAATGCCCACCGAACGCCTCAACATTGCCGATACGCTGAAAGTGCAATGGAACGGATATATTACGCAGGGTAAACTTCTGTTGTCTGACCTCGGCCGGGTCATGGCGTCGGTGATGGCCGATACAGCCGCAACGCATGATGCGTTCTGTGGCGCGTCAAATCAGGCCTCGAACGCGCGCAAATATGGTGAGGGTGCCAATCACGGCGATCATCCCAATGCGCGCGATCGCCTCATGCTGGGCGTCGCAAAGTTCGGTCTTTCTCGTAAGGACATTCATCCTTGCATAAACTGGTTCAAAGGCGTGACCATTGAAGCCGACGGCACGACCAGTCCTCGCATTGGCCCCTTCTCTTCCGGCCGTGAGGTCATTCTGCGCGCCGAGATGGATCTGATCATCGTCATCGCCAACGCTCCCCATGTCCTGGACCCACGCGACGGCTACACAGTCACGCCGATACGACTGACGGCCTGGAGCGGTGCGATCACACCGGCGGATGATGAGATCCGCACCAGCACCCCGGAAGGCTTGCGGGCCTTCCTTAACACTGAAGACTTCTACGCACGGTGA
- a CDS encoding CopG family ribbon-helix-helix protein, with product MSLPGSLLDSFDKMVADRGLPSRSSAMTELIRGAVADHAERQRPDDVIAGTVTLVYVSDSGTVRHRVAQKQRDFLKEVISSQHVFLENDQSLEVLLVQGPPAQLEALCDAFRRIRGMYQVKLVTTAALLPQLHDHSETEAPPVQPAAANSR from the coding sequence ATGAGCTTGCCGGGTTCTCTCCTGGATTCCTTCGATAAAATGGTGGCCGATCGCGGCTTGCCATCCCGTTCCAGCGCTATGACCGAGTTGATCCGTGGGGCGGTCGCCGATCACGCGGAACGACAACGCCCTGACGATGTCATTGCGGGCACGGTGACGCTTGTCTACGTCTCTGATTCCGGCACGGTCAGACACCGTGTGGCCCAGAAGCAGAGAGATTTTCTCAAGGAAGTCATATCTTCTCAGCACGTTTTTCTGGAAAATGATCAATCTCTGGAAGTGCTTCTGGTTCAGGGGCCGCCCGCGCAACTGGAGGCGCTTTGTGATGCATTTAGACGGATACGCGGCATGTATCAGGTCAAACTGGTAACGACCGCGGCCCTTCTGCCCCAACTTCACGACCATAGCGAAACTGAGGCGCCACCGGTTCAGCCGGCCGCTGCCAACAGCCGATAA
- a CDS encoding putative urea ABC transporter substrate-binding protein, with amino-acid sequence MSISRRVILGGLFASVSVVSLMACSKPKDEAQAPAGKTEFTIGWSIYAGWMPWPYAAQAGIVKKWADKYGLKINLLQINDYVESVNQFTAGKLDGVTVASMDALTIPAAGGKDTTALIVGDYSNGNDGIVSKSAKTVAALKGATVNLVELSVSHYLLARALETANLKLADIKTVNTSDADIVGAYASADVQNVATWNPQLGEVKKAPGSSLIFDSSKIPGEILDLLVVDTALLVATPNLGKALVGIWFETMTVMSAKTPEGAAARAAMASLSGTTPEDYESQLSTTFMYYTPAEAVAAVTAPAFAEATDRVRQFSFAQGLFGPGATSVDAIGISIPGGKVLGAANNVKLRFDSAYMQMAADNKL; translated from the coding sequence ATGAGCATATCGAGACGCGTCATTCTGGGTGGCCTTTTTGCCTCTGTTTCTGTGGTGAGCCTGATGGCATGCAGTAAGCCAAAAGACGAGGCTCAGGCGCCTGCGGGGAAAACAGAGTTCACAATTGGCTGGTCAATCTATGCCGGCTGGATGCCGTGGCCGTATGCCGCTCAGGCCGGGATCGTGAAGAAATGGGCTGACAAGTATGGCCTCAAGATTAACCTCCTCCAGATCAATGATTATGTAGAGTCGGTCAATCAATTCACCGCTGGCAAACTTGATGGCGTCACGGTGGCCAGCATGGATGCACTTACCATTCCTGCCGCCGGTGGCAAAGATACAACGGCCCTGATCGTTGGTGACTATTCCAATGGCAATGATGGTATTGTCTCAAAGTCTGCCAAGACCGTCGCGGCCCTTAAGGGCGCGACCGTCAATTTGGTTGAACTTTCGGTTTCCCACTATCTGCTGGCGCGCGCACTCGAGACGGCAAATCTAAAACTGGCTGACATTAAAACCGTAAATACTTCTGATGCTGACATTGTGGGCGCCTACGCTTCTGCGGATGTCCAAAACGTTGCGACATGGAATCCGCAACTCGGCGAAGTCAAGAAGGCTCCCGGCTCAAGCCTAATCTTTGACAGCTCAAAAATCCCTGGCGAAATCCTTGATTTGCTCGTTGTGGATACGGCGCTTCTTGTCGCTACGCCCAATCTTGGCAAGGCGCTTGTAGGAATCTGGTTCGAGACCATGACGGTTATGAGTGCAAAGACCCCGGAAGGTGCGGCGGCGCGCGCGGCCATGGCAAGCTTGTCAGGGACGACGCCAGAGGATTACGAAAGCCAACTGTCGACAACCTTTATGTACTACACGCCCGCCGAAGCTGTCGCTGCGGTCACCGCGCCCGCGTTTGCCGAGGCCACGGACCGCGTACGTCAGTTCAGTTTCGCACAAGGCCTGTTCGGACCTGGCGCGACGTCGGTTGATGCCATCGGGATTTCAATTCCTGGCGGAAAAGTTCTAGGGGCCGCCAACAATGTGAAACTGCGCTTTGACTCTGCCTATATGCAAATGGCAGCCGATAACAAGCTCTAG